The Cyclobacteriaceae bacterium genome includes a region encoding these proteins:
- a CDS encoding acyl-CoA reductase: protein MKLSQRLNAFCSLGNSIREMELNDRKALAERVKYQNQWFTEESVLLSLKGIEVLLEKDKLTTWVNSYSPEPATAKAVGVAMAGNIPAVGFHDFLCVLLSGHKLRAKLSSQDTVLMKFIIEKLLTIEPDFAESILIEEKLNGVDAMIATGSDNTSRYFEYYFRKVPHIIRKNRASCAIILGEEPKEEFELLGNDVFSYFGLGCRNVSKIYIPEEFDLATLMKSWESFQDISNHHKFANNYTYQKSILLLNQEVFWDSGFYLLKESEALVSPISVIFFEKYKTQEEVKKKIEQHRDKLQVITSAQGWFEKSIPFGTAQFPQVNDYADGVDTMRFLKSF from the coding sequence ATGAAGTTATCCCAAAGATTGAATGCCTTTTGCAGCTTAGGCAATAGTATACGTGAGATGGAGCTGAACGATCGTAAAGCACTTGCTGAAAGAGTTAAATATCAGAACCAGTGGTTTACCGAAGAGAGTGTATTGCTTTCGCTTAAAGGAATTGAAGTGCTGCTGGAGAAAGACAAGCTCACAACATGGGTTAACTCCTATTCGCCGGAGCCTGCTACCGCAAAGGCTGTGGGTGTGGCGATGGCAGGCAACATTCCTGCTGTTGGATTTCATGATTTCCTCTGCGTGCTCTTGTCGGGTCACAAACTCAGAGCAAAGCTCAGCTCTCAGGATACTGTTCTTATGAAGTTTATCATTGAAAAGCTATTGACGATAGAGCCTGACTTTGCAGAAAGCATATTAATAGAAGAGAAACTAAACGGAGTGGATGCGATGATTGCTACGGGAAGCGACAACACGTCACGATACTTTGAATATTATTTCAGAAAGGTGCCGCACATCATCCGGAAGAATCGTGCATCGTGCGCCATTATACTTGGAGAAGAGCCAAAAGAAGAGTTTGAACTTCTGGGTAACGATGTGTTCTCCTATTTCGGGTTGGGATGCCGCAATGTCTCCAAGATCTATATTCCTGAAGAGTTTGATCTGGCAACGTTGATGAAGAGCTGGGAATCATTTCAGGATATTTCGAATCATCATAAGTTCGCCAACAACTACACCTATCAGAAATCGATACTGCTGTTGAATCAGGAAGTGTTCTGGGACAGTGGGTTTTATCTGTTGAAAGAAAGTGAAGCACTCGTCTCTCCTATTTCTGTGATCTTCTTTGAGAAATACAAAACCCAGGAGGAAGTTAAAAAGAAGATCGAACAGCATCGCGACAAGCTCCAGGTGATCACATCGGCACAGGGATGGTTTGAAAAGAGTATTCCGTTTGGAACGGCACAGTTCCCTCAGGTTAATGACTATGCTGATGGAGTGGATACAATGAGGTTTCTAAAGTCATTTTAA
- a CDS encoding 4Fe-4S dicluster domain-containing protein: MAIKITEECINCGACEPECPNTAIYEGGREWNWAGGTKLVDLVDVGDGSKVEAKSLQEPVSNEFYYIVSGKCTECTGFHEEPQCAAVCPVDCCVPDPDHVETKEALSLKKSWLHQEELQA; the protein is encoded by the coding sequence ATGGCGATTAAGATCACAGAGGAGTGTATTAACTGCGGAGCATGTGAGCCGGAATGCCCAAATACTGCCATTTACGAGGGTGGCAGGGAATGGAATTGGGCCGGCGGTACAAAGCTGGTCGACCTGGTGGACGTAGGCGATGGTTCCAAAGTAGAAGCTAAATCCTTACAGGAGCCTGTCTCAAATGAGTTCTATTATATCGTTTCCGGGAAATGCACGGAATGTACCGGCTTTCACGAAGAGCCACAGTGTGCAGCAGTTTGTCCGGTGGATTGCTGTGTTCCTGATCCTGATCATGTAGAAACCAAGGAAGCCCTTTCATTGAAGAAGTCCTGGTTGCATCAGGAGGAACTTCAGGCATAG
- a CDS encoding DUF58 domain-containing protein produces MASNLNNIRKTGSLELLAKQLVEGFITGLHKSPYHGFSVEFAEHRLYNEGQSTRHIDWKVFARTDRLYTKQYEEETNLRCLIALDCSSSMYYPSKTLAKLRFSVNAASALAYLLHKQRDAVGLCLFSDKIDELTPIKSTASNLEKVFGLLEKTLESGVQPQKATRVSEVLHGIAEKIHKRSLVILFSDMFDGAEDPEDVFKSLQHLKHNKHEVLLFHVSDHETELDFNFEERPYEFVDLESGEKLKLNPAEIKVNYTRSLDEFHRNLKLKCNQLKIDFISANTQTDYFTVLQTYLLKRSKMK; encoded by the coding sequence GTGGCCTCTAATTTAAACAACATTCGAAAGACAGGAAGCCTGGAATTATTGGCAAAACAGCTGGTGGAAGGCTTTATAACCGGCCTTCACAAGTCTCCTTACCACGGCTTTTCTGTTGAGTTTGCAGAGCACCGTTTATACAACGAAGGTCAGAGCACACGTCACATCGACTGGAAGGTTTTTGCAAGAACAGACCGGCTCTATACCAAGCAATATGAAGAAGAGACCAATCTCCGATGCCTCATCGCTCTGGATTGTTCTTCGTCCATGTATTATCCATCGAAGACGCTGGCCAAACTTCGCTTTAGCGTCAACGCCGCTTCGGCCCTCGCCTATCTACTGCACAAGCAACGTGATGCTGTAGGCCTTTGCCTGTTCTCCGATAAGATCGATGAGCTCACTCCCATAAAATCCACTGCTTCAAACCTTGAAAAGGTGTTTGGCTTGCTGGAAAAAACACTGGAGTCAGGTGTGCAACCCCAGAAAGCCACGCGGGTATCGGAAGTGCTGCATGGCATCGCTGAGAAAATTCATAAGAGATCGCTCGTCATCCTCTTCAGCGATATGTTTGATGGCGCGGAAGATCCGGAAGATGTATTTAAGTCACTTCAGCATCTGAAGCACAACAAGCATGAGGTCCTTCTGTTTCACGTAAGTGATCATGAGACAGAACTTGATTTTAACTTTGAGGAAAGACCCTATGAGTTTGTGGATCTCGAGAGTGGAGAAAAGCTGAAGCTCAATCCGGCGGAGATCAAAGTAAATTATACCAGATCACTGGACGAGTTTCACAGAAATCTGAAGTTGAAGTGCAATCAGCTGAAGATCGATTTTATCTCTGCCAATACACAGACCGATTACTTTACTGTGTTGCAGACCTATCTGCTCAAGCGCTCCAAAATGAAATAA
- a CDS encoding T9SS type A sorting domain-containing protein: MSKIFYTIAFLTCWTNLAYAQPPRPVTFTSSNLPIIVINTSNQEILDEPKITADMGIIYNGVGVRNNVNDPFNNFSGKIGIERRGSTSQTLFPKKQYGIELRDNAGEGIDAPLLGLPKKDDWVLFAPYNDKSLMRDVLAYKLGRDMGDYASRSRYCELVLNNVYQGVYVLLEKVKRDKNRVNIDKLDPAEISGDNLTGGYIVKIDKTTGSGGDGWSSTFPPIHRSGNQTTFFQYDYPKQEDIAPEQKAYIKNYFASFETALAGENFKDPANGYRKYIDVNSFVDYFIANELSRNPDAYRLSTYLHKKKDSDGGKIFMGPIWDFNLGFGNVDFCIKGGTEGFVIDYNYTCPTDGWLTPFWWNRLFKDEAFKAQVVARWSDLRAGPFQTSKVMTYIDSVATVLNVESQQRNFQAWPVLGAYVWPNSFVGNTYQSEVNFLKDWTTKRLQWLDASIPGITTGVEEFNTSKSLRVAAFPNPFSSQLQVEYELSVAGTVGAEILDLAGRKLYEESQFREEGKHQVTFSQTHLPSGIYFLKVKFGQEVQVIKVLRQ; this comes from the coding sequence GTGAGTAAAATTTTCTACACCATCGCATTTCTGACATGCTGGACCAATTTAGCATACGCTCAGCCACCCAGGCCCGTAACATTTACTTCGTCCAATCTCCCAATCATAGTAATCAACACTTCCAATCAGGAAATTCTTGACGAACCCAAGATCACCGCTGACATGGGGATCATTTATAATGGAGTAGGTGTAAGAAATAATGTGAATGATCCCTTCAACAACTTCTCCGGAAAGATCGGAATCGAAAGACGTGGATCTACCTCTCAAACCTTATTCCCTAAAAAGCAATACGGCATCGAGCTCCGTGATAACGCCGGCGAGGGTATCGATGCTCCTCTGCTCGGCCTTCCAAAGAAAGATGACTGGGTGCTCTTTGCGCCTTACAATGATAAGAGTCTCATGCGTGATGTGCTTGCCTACAAGCTGGGTCGTGACATGGGTGACTATGCATCGCGGTCGCGCTACTGCGAACTAGTATTGAACAATGTCTATCAGGGGGTCTATGTTCTCCTTGAAAAAGTAAAACGGGATAAGAACCGTGTTAACATTGACAAGCTTGATCCTGCTGAAATATCAGGCGACAATCTTACCGGTGGATACATCGTCAAGATCGATAAGACCACCGGCAGTGGGGGCGATGGCTGGTCCTCAACCTTTCCGCCCATTCACAGAAGCGGAAATCAAACTACCTTCTTTCAATATGATTACCCCAAGCAGGAAGACATTGCTCCCGAACAGAAAGCATACATTAAAAATTACTTTGCCTCTTTTGAGACAGCTTTAGCAGGTGAGAATTTCAAAGATCCTGCCAACGGATACAGGAAATACATCGACGTAAACTCCTTCGTTGACTATTTCATTGCGAATGAACTGTCGCGCAATCCTGATGCCTATCGCCTCAGTACCTACCTGCATAAGAAGAAAGATTCTGATGGCGGAAAGATCTTTATGGGGCCTATCTGGGATTTCAATCTCGGCTTCGGCAACGTAGACTTTTGTATCAAAGGCGGAACGGAAGGTTTTGTCATCGACTACAACTACACATGTCCCACCGACGGATGGCTGACTCCGTTCTGGTGGAACAGACTGTTTAAAGACGAAGCCTTCAAAGCCCAGGTCGTTGCGAGATGGAGTGACTTGCGGGCCGGTCCGTTCCAGACTTCAAAGGTGATGACCTACATTGATTCGGTTGCTACCGTACTCAACGTTGAATCTCAGCAACGGAACTTTCAGGCATGGCCCGTCCTGGGTGCTTATGTGTGGCCTAATTCATTCGTCGGCAATACCTACCAATCAGAAGTTAATTTCTTAAAGGACTGGACCACCAAGCGTCTTCAATGGCTGGATGCAAGTATCCCGGGTATCACGACTGGAGTCGAAGAATTCAATACTTCAAAAAGTTTAAGAGTTGCCGCCTTTCCAAATCCTTTCTCAAGTCAGCTTCAGGTAGAGTATGAGCTAAGCGTTGCCGGAACAGTAGGGGCAGAGATCCTCGACCTTGCAGGAAGGAAACTTTATGAGGAAAGCCAATTTCGTGAAGAAGGAAAACATCAGGTCACATTCTCCCAGACGCATCTTCCTTCAGGGATTTACTTCCTCAAAGTAAAATTCGGGCAGGAAGTGCAAGTGATTAAAGTGCTGCGTCAATAA
- a CDS encoding MFS transporter, which produces MENKANAIGNYRWTICSLVFFATTINYLDRAVISLLKSPLSVEFNWNDGDYANIEIAFKLAYALGMLGAGRLIDKLGTKIGYLLATFLWSVAAVAHSLVSSTLGFIVVRSALGVTESGNFPAAIKTTAEWFPKRERALATGIFNSGANIGAIVAPLSVPFIAEAWGWKWAFIITGSLGFIWMILWFLVYEVPARHKKLQEAEFKYIHSDAEEVAEDDGPRVSWFKLLSFKQTWAFVLGKFLTDPIWWFYIFWLPDFLESQYGLKGTEVALPVASVYMLSTFGSVGGGWLPFAFINSGKPVFQARKTSMLIYAFFVLPIVFAQIAGEVNMWLAVVVIGIAAAAHQAWSANIFTTVSDMFPKKSVGSVTGIGGMFGALGGIVLSLFVQKNMFVYYRGIGQIETAYYIMFFICGAAYLLAWLVMHILVPRMERIKL; this is translated from the coding sequence ATGGAAAACAAAGCCAATGCTATAGGAAATTATCGCTGGACTATTTGCAGCCTTGTTTTTTTCGCTACGACTATCAACTATCTTGACCGTGCTGTTATCAGCTTATTGAAATCGCCTCTGTCCGTTGAGTTCAACTGGAATGATGGTGACTATGCTAACATAGAAATTGCTTTCAAGCTTGCCTATGCTCTTGGAATGCTGGGAGCCGGAAGACTCATCGATAAGCTTGGAACAAAGATCGGATATCTGCTGGCTACCTTTCTGTGGAGTGTAGCAGCCGTCGCGCATTCTCTTGTGAGTAGTACATTGGGTTTTATCGTTGTTCGCTCTGCACTCGGGGTAACAGAGTCAGGAAATTTTCCTGCGGCCATCAAAACAACAGCAGAGTGGTTTCCTAAGAGGGAACGGGCTTTGGCAACGGGTATCTTTAACTCGGGCGCAAACATCGGAGCCATTGTTGCTCCGTTAAGTGTTCCGTTCATTGCAGAAGCCTGGGGATGGAAGTGGGCATTCATCATCACCGGTTCTCTTGGTTTCATCTGGATGATACTCTGGTTTTTGGTTTATGAAGTTCCTGCCCGTCACAAAAAACTTCAGGAAGCCGAGTTTAAATACATTCACAGCGATGCAGAAGAAGTCGCGGAAGATGATGGCCCTCGTGTTTCCTGGTTTAAGCTTCTGAGCTTTAAACAGACATGGGCATTTGTATTGGGCAAGTTCCTTACTGATCCGATCTGGTGGTTTTATATTTTCTGGCTACCGGATTTTCTGGAAAGTCAGTATGGATTGAAAGGCACCGAGGTAGCATTGCCCGTTGCATCGGTCTACATGCTTTCAACATTCGGAAGTGTGGGTGGGGGATGGTTGCCCTTTGCATTTATTAATAGTGGAAAGCCTGTATTTCAGGCCCGCAAGACTTCCATGCTGATCTATGCATTTTTTGTTTTGCCTATTGTCTTCGCCCAGATCGCTGGAGAAGTCAACATGTGGCTGGCCGTTGTTGTTATTGGTATAGCTGCTGCCGCCCATCAGGCGTGGAGCGCGAATATCTTCACGACCGTATCAGATATGTTTCCTAAAAAATCAGTGGGCTCCGTAACCGGTATCGGCGGAATGTTTGGAGCATTGGGAGGGATTGTACTTTCACTCTTTGTTCAGAAGAACATGTTTGTTTACTACCGTGGTATCGGACAGATTGAAACAGCGTACTACATTATGTTCTTCATCTGTGGTGCTGCCTACCTTCTCGCATGGCTGGTAATGCATATCCTCGTTCCGAGAATGGAGCGGATTAAGTTGTAG
- a CDS encoding bifunctional 4-hydroxy-2-oxoglutarate aldolase/2-dehydro-3-deoxy-phosphogluconate aldolase: MKTFTSDAIQQTMRSSGMVPLFTHEDPGVARDVVEAAYLGGVRVFEFTNRKKNAYDVFVEMLKYFEKYPDLMLGIGTIMDAATTKKFVDAGAHFIISPIVKLEMAEYCLKNDRPWIPGCATLTEIVLAKDNGAKVIKVFPGSVLGPGFVSSIMPVVPDLQLMITGGVEPTEQNLSSWFKAGAMCVGMGSQLFTKEIVDTKNWMLLQKKVTDSLAIIQKVKK, encoded by the coding sequence ATGAAGACTTTTACCAGTGATGCAATACAACAGACCATGCGCTCTTCGGGCATGGTTCCTCTCTTTACTCACGAAGATCCGGGTGTAGCAAGAGACGTAGTGGAAGCTGCCTATCTCGGTGGTGTTCGGGTGTTTGAATTCACGAACCGTAAGAAGAATGCTTACGACGTGTTCGTTGAAATGCTGAAGTACTTTGAAAAGTATCCCGACCTTATGCTGGGTATCGGGACGATCATGGATGCCGCCACCACCAAAAAATTTGTCGATGCCGGTGCGCATTTCATCATCTCGCCAATCGTAAAACTTGAGATGGCAGAGTACTGTCTCAAAAATGATCGCCCATGGATTCCGGGATGTGCGACCCTAACAGAAATTGTTCTGGCAAAAGATAATGGCGCGAAAGTGATCAAGGTATTTCCAGGTTCTGTATTGGGACCAGGCTTTGTATCTTCCATCATGCCGGTTGTTCCCGATCTTCAATTGATGATTACAGGTGGTGTTGAACCAACCGAACAGAACCTCTCATCCTGGTTCAAGGCAGGTGCAATGTGTGTCGGAATGGGCTCACAGCTTTTTACCAAAGAAATCGTTGATACAAAAAACTGGATGCTGCTTCAGAAGAAAGTAACGGATTCTCTGGCGATCATTCAAAAAGTTAAAAAGTAA
- a CDS encoding sugar kinase, with protein sequence MVVTFGEIMLRLATPGYLRFAQATELEATYGGGEANVAVSLANYGIDASFVSSLPNNDIGDAAIASLRTHNVKTSHILRAGDRVGIYFLESGAVSRGSKVIYDRANSSFAKLKKGSIDWNKVFEGVTWFHWTGITPAVSEGAADVCLEACEAASKKGITISTDLNYRNKLWKWGKTAGDVMTQLVNHCDIILGNEEDADMVFGIKPEGVDVTSGHVEGAAFESVGKQLMKKFPKAKKVIITLRGSISASHNSWSGVLWDGKKLFEAPTYQITHIVDRVGGGDSFMGGLIYGLITYPKDDQKALNFAVAASCLKHTIKGDFNLVTVDEVEKLMKGDGSGRVSR encoded by the coding sequence ATGGTAGTAACATTTGGTGAAATTATGCTCCGCCTTGCAACACCAGGATATCTGCGTTTTGCACAGGCAACAGAATTGGAAGCAACGTATGGCGGCGGTGAAGCAAACGTCGCTGTATCATTGGCGAACTATGGCATCGACGCCAGCTTCGTCAGCAGCTTACCCAACAATGATATCGGCGATGCCGCGATCGCTTCATTAAGAACACACAACGTAAAAACTTCTCATATTCTTCGTGCCGGAGACCGTGTCGGAATATACTTTCTTGAATCCGGTGCCGTCAGCAGAGGAAGCAAGGTTATTTATGATCGCGCCAACAGCTCTTTCGCAAAATTGAAGAAGGGATCGATCGACTGGAATAAAGTGTTTGAAGGTGTTACCTGGTTTCACTGGACAGGCATTACACCCGCCGTTTCAGAAGGCGCCGCCGACGTGTGCCTCGAGGCATGTGAAGCTGCTTCAAAGAAAGGCATCACCATATCAACCGACTTGAACTACCGCAACAAACTCTGGAAGTGGGGCAAGACCGCCGGTGATGTAATGACTCAACTGGTCAATCACTGCGACATTATATTAGGCAATGAAGAAGATGCAGACATGGTATTCGGGATCAAACCTGAAGGAGTGGATGTCACCTCAGGTCATGTGGAAGGTGCAGCCTTTGAATCTGTAGGCAAGCAGCTCATGAAGAAATTTCCGAAGGCAAAGAAAGTGATCATTACATTAAGAGGTTCTATCAGCGCCAGTCATAACTCATGGTCAGGTGTTCTTTGGGATGGTAAGAAATTATTCGAAGCTCCAACCTATCAGATCACACACATTGTTGATCGTGTAGGAGGGGGAGACTCTTTCATGGGTGGATTGATCTATGGATTGATCACCTATCCAAAGGACGATCAGAAAGCATTGAACTTCGCTGTAGCGGCTTCCTGTTTGAAGCATACCATCAAAGGTGACTTTAACCTCGTTACTGTAGATGAAGTTGAAAAGCTGATGAAGGGCGATGGTTCAGGGCGTGTTTCAAGATAA
- the smc gene encoding chromosome segregation protein SMC: MQLAKLEIKGFKSFADKIVINFDEGITGIVGPNGCGKSNVVDSIRWVLGEQKTSALRSEKMENIIFNGTQSRSPLQMAEVSLTINNTKNLLPTEYAQITITRRLYRSGESEYLLNGVTCRLKDISNLFLDTGVASNSYAIIELGMVDDLLNDRDNSRRTLFEEAAGISKFKKRKKETLKKLEDTDADLERVDDLLFEIEKNMKSLEKQAKQTETYYKAKEDYKEKSILLAKVVVNKQKEKFNHVNQLIEEENDKKLKFTAEIAEKEALIENEKTGLITKEKTLSTRQKAINDHVTNIRHHESEKQINNERLRFLNDRASSLRDQIDQDKKSAERGHFAIDSLQTEQLSSQTILDDIASKADTIKSEYESQKSATSQLQVDVDSLRQVHRAKQEEHFQTNKDLEIREIQITSLKQEIDRATTDTSQRSASLVEFENKLILLQEEIQEKTAQLDKIKYEENEGLARISSLEKTIEMIREELTETGRKLDARQNEYQLTKSLVENLEGFPEAIKFLKKKVEWTKNAPLLSDILTCPEEYRVAIENYLEPYLNYYIVDHEAEAYDAINILSDASKGKANFFILDAFERFVSHPTQIYQNAYPATQIIEFDPKYGKLMSFILDRVYFYEGDLKQVEADDNNTFITKSGKYTRRRFSLSGGSVGLFEGKKIGRAKNLEKLNKEIGELNKKLEEVRHSLLDRQRELEHLRNNNFKVAIEEAQNAAKQVNDEYISVKTKKEQFAEMINNADLRKEDILEKIDVLVRELEELQPKAQFIFSQLEEFEGRVKQLADELFTQNDLLEQKANAFNEQNIFFHQQSNRVKSLEQEIRFKQEAVEQSIQRVTANSSELKHNEDEIRTIFESTQSGDEELIKLYAQKDEMERGLNEAEKDYYAARGEIDQVEKDLRSIQHMREGIDAMLMQLQNELNESKMELNSVKERLSVEFNVVMDDVITQITEEENAQLSGTNEEKLRNEVSKIREKLDNMGPINPMAMEAYNEIKERNDFIITQKDDLIKAKESLFNTISEIEGVASQTFNDAFQRIKEHFVRVFRSLFNEGDDCDIKLSDPSRPLESEIEIIAKPKGKRPLGINQLSGGEKTLTATALLFSMYLLKPAPFCIFDEVDAPLDDANIDKFNNIIRSFSKDSQFIIVTHNKRTMTTTDVIYGITMVEKGISRVVPVDLRELA; the protein is encoded by the coding sequence ATGCAGTTAGCTAAATTAGAGATCAAAGGGTTCAAGAGCTTTGCCGATAAAATTGTAATAAATTTTGACGAGGGAATCACGGGAATTGTAGGGCCAAACGGTTGCGGCAAGTCTAACGTTGTGGATTCGATACGGTGGGTGCTGGGCGAGCAGAAAACCAGCGCATTACGCTCTGAGAAGATGGAAAATATCATCTTCAATGGTACGCAATCACGCTCTCCCCTGCAGATGGCTGAAGTGTCTCTGACGATCAACAATACCAAGAATCTACTTCCTACAGAATACGCTCAGATCACGATCACCCGCCGCCTGTACCGCTCAGGTGAAAGTGAGTATCTCCTTAATGGAGTGACCTGCCGTCTGAAAGATATCTCCAACCTGTTCCTCGATACCGGTGTTGCATCCAACAGTTATGCGATCATCGAGTTGGGAATGGTGGATGATCTTTTGAATGACCGCGACAATTCACGTCGCACGTTGTTTGAAGAAGCCGCTGGGATTTCAAAATTCAAAAAGCGCAAGAAGGAAACCCTCAAGAAGCTGGAAGATACTGATGCCGACTTAGAGCGCGTCGACGATCTTCTTTTTGAGATTGAAAAGAACATGAAGAGCCTGGAGAAACAGGCGAAGCAGACAGAGACGTATTACAAAGCCAAGGAAGATTATAAAGAGAAAAGCATTTTGCTGGCGAAAGTTGTCGTCAACAAGCAGAAGGAAAAATTCAATCATGTCAATCAGCTGATCGAAGAGGAGAATGACAAGAAGCTGAAGTTTACAGCAGAGATCGCTGAGAAAGAAGCGTTGATTGAGAATGAGAAGACAGGTCTGATCACAAAGGAAAAGACTCTCTCTACAAGACAAAAAGCGATCAATGATCATGTGACGAACATCCGTCATCATGAAAGTGAGAAGCAGATCAACAATGAACGTCTTCGTTTCCTCAATGATCGTGCTTCCAGCCTGAGAGATCAGATCGATCAGGACAAGAAGAGTGCCGAACGTGGACATTTCGCCATTGACAGTCTTCAGACAGAGCAACTTTCTTCACAAACGATCCTCGATGACATCGCTTCCAAAGCGGATACGATCAAGTCGGAGTACGAATCACAGAAGTCTGCTACTTCACAGTTGCAGGTTGATGTAGATTCATTACGCCAGGTTCATCGCGCAAAGCAGGAAGAACATTTTCAGACCAACAAGGATCTTGAGATCCGTGAAATACAGATCACTTCACTGAAACAGGAGATTGATCGCGCTACAACTGATACTTCACAGAGAAGTGCAAGTCTGGTTGAATTTGAGAACAAGCTCATCTTATTACAGGAGGAGATCCAGGAGAAGACTGCTCAGCTTGACAAGATCAAGTATGAAGAGAACGAGGGACTGGCACGCATCAGCTCATTGGAGAAGACCATTGAGATGATCCGCGAGGAGCTTACCGAGACCGGTAGAAAGCTCGACGCCCGTCAGAACGAATATCAGTTAACGAAATCACTTGTAGAGAATCTTGAAGGATTTCCAGAAGCGATCAAGTTTCTGAAGAAGAAAGTTGAATGGACAAAGAATGCTCCACTCCTTTCCGACATCCTTACCTGTCCTGAAGAATACAGGGTAGCCATTGAAAACTATCTGGAGCCATACCTCAATTATTATATTGTTGATCACGAAGCGGAAGCTTACGATGCGATCAATATTCTGAGCGATGCAAGCAAGGGTAAGGCCAACTTCTTCATCCTGGATGCATTCGAGAGATTTGTCTCCCATCCTACCCAGATCTATCAGAACGCATACCCGGCTACACAGATCATTGAGTTTGATCCGAAGTACGGCAAGCTGATGTCATTTATCCTTGACAGGGTTTACTTCTACGAAGGAGATCTGAAGCAAGTTGAAGCGGATGATAATAATACATTCATCACGAAGAGTGGCAAGTACACACGCCGTCGTTTTAGTCTTTCAGGAGGTTCTGTAGGATTATTTGAAGGAAAGAAGATCGGTCGTGCCAAGAATCTTGAGAAGCTCAACAAGGAGATCGGAGAACTCAATAAGAAACTGGAAGAAGTTCGTCATTCATTGCTGGACCGTCAGCGTGAGCTGGAACACTTAAGAAATAACAATTTCAAGGTTGCTATTGAAGAAGCTCAGAATGCTGCCAAGCAGGTGAATGATGAGTACATCTCTGTAAAGACCAAGAAAGAGCAGTTTGCTGAAATGATCAACAATGCCGACCTGCGCAAGGAAGACATTCTTGAGAAGATCGATGTGCTGGTAAGAGAGCTGGAAGAGCTTCAACCGAAGGCACAGTTCATCTTCAGTCAGCTGGAAGAGTTTGAAGGAAGAGTGAAGCAACTGGCGGATGAGCTATTCACACAGAATGATCTGCTGGAGCAAAAGGCAAATGCATTCAATGAGCAGAACATCTTCTTCCATCAGCAATCCAACCGGGTAAAGAGTTTAGAACAAGAGATACGCTTCAAGCAGGAAGCTGTTGAGCAAAGTATACAACGTGTTACGGCCAATTCTTCCGAGTTGAAGCACAACGAAGATGAGATCCGCACGATTTTCGAGAGCACACAATCCGGAGACGAAGAGCTGATCAAGCTTTACGCTCAGAAAGATGAAATGGAGCGTGGACTCAATGAAGCGGAGAAAGATTACTATGCAGCACGTGGAGAGATCGACCAGGTAGAGAAAGACCTGAGAAGCATTCAGCACATGCGTGAAGGAATTGATGCCATGCTGATGCAGCTTCAGAATGAGCTGAATGAAAGCAAGATGGAACTCAATTCCGTTAAGGAAAGACTTTCCGTGGAGTTCAATGTGGTGATGGACGATGTGATCACACAGATCACAGAAGAAGAGAACGCACAGCTGTCAGGGACCAACGAAGAGAAGCTTCGCAATGAAGTAAGCAAGATCCGTGAAAAGCTTGACAACATGGGACCAATCAATCCGATGGCCATGGAAGCATATAATGAGATCAAGGAGCGCAATGACTTTATCATTACACAAAAAGATGATCTTATCAAGGCAAAGGAATCGCTCTTCAATACGATCAGCGAGATAGAAGGTGTTGCCAGTCAGACATTTAACGATGCATTCCAGCGCATCAAGGAGCACTTTGTACGAGTATTCAGATCCCTGTTCAACGAGGGTGATGATTGCGATATCAAGCTTAGCGATCCTTCAAGACCACTGGAATCGGAAATTGAGATCATTGCAAAGCCAAAGGGAAAACGTCCGTTGGGAATCAACCAGCTGAGCGGAGGAGAAAAGACCTTAACGGCTACTGCGCTGTTGTTCTCGATGTATCTGTTGAAGCCTGCACCGTTCTGTATTTTTGATGAGGTGGATGCTCCATTGGATGACGCCAACATTGATAAGTTCAATAATATTATCCGAAGCTTCAGCAAGGATTCACAATTCATCATTGTGACACACAACAAACGTACAATGACCACTACGGATGTGATCTACGGAATTACCATGGTTGAGAAAGGTATCTCACGCGTGGTGCCTGTGGATCTTAGGGAGCTAGCTTAA